In one window of Chiloscyllium plagiosum isolate BGI_BamShark_2017 chromosome 44, ASM401019v2, whole genome shotgun sequence DNA:
- the LOC122543528 gene encoding zinc finger protein 239-like, with product MGKPWKCGDCGKGFPSPSALENHRRIHTGERPFTCSQCGQRFTEASHLVRHQRVHTGERPFTCSMCGKGFSRMGNLQTHQRVHTGEKPFMCPVCGKGFAQSSGLLIHQRVHTGERLFTCHVCGKGFTQSSTLLIHQRVHTGEKPFTCSVCGQGFSQMGNLQTHQRLHTGEKLFTCSVCGKGFAQSAALLTHQRVHTGERPFTCSQCGKGFINSSTLLTHQRVHTGERPFTCSQCGKGFIKSSILLTHQRVHTGERPFTCSMCGKGFIDSSGLRTHQLVHTRERLFTCSQCGKGFTRSSHLQRHQRVHVPSQGEPFTCLECRNTFSDSSTILTHRWVHTGRGPSPAPSAGRPSAILPIS from the exons ATGGGAAAACCGTGGAAATGTGGagactgtgggaaaggattcccTTCCCCATCGGCACTGGAAAACCACAGACgcattcacaccggggagaggccgttcacctgctctcagtgtgggCAGAGATTCACTGAAGCATCCCACCTCGTGAGACACCAgcgtgttcacactggggagaggccattcacctgctccatgtgcgggaagggattcagtcgGATGGGCAACCTGCAaacgcaccagcgggtccacacgggagaGAAGCCATTCATGTGCCCTGTGTGCGGGAAGGGGTTTGCTCAGTCATCTGGACTGTTGATCCATCAGCGGgtacacactggggagaggctgtTCACCTGCCAtgtgtgcgggaagggattcactcaatcatcTACTCTCCTGatccaccagcgggtccacactggggagaagccattcacctgctcagtgtgtgggcaGGGATTCAGTCAGATGGGAAACCTGCAGACGCACCAGCGCCTCCACACAGGAGAGAAGCtgttcacctgctcagtgtgtgggaaggggttcgCTCAGTCAGCTGCActcctgacccaccagcgggtccacaccggggagaggccattcacctgctcacagtgtgggaagggattcatcaATTCTTCCACCCTgttgacccaccagcgggtccacacaggggagaggccgttcacctgttctcagtgcgggaagggattcatcAAGTCTTCCatcctgctgacccaccagcgtgttcacactggggagaggccattcacctgctccatgtgcgggaagggattcattgATTCTTCCGGCCTGCGGACCCACCAGCTGGTTCACACCAGAGAGAGgctgttcacctgctctcagtgtgggaagggattcacccgctcctcccacctgcagaggcaccagcgagttcacgtgccatcgcaggggga accgttcacctgcCTCGAGTGCAGGAACACCTTCAGTGATTCCTCCACCATACTGACCCACCGgtgggtccacacgggg agaggcccttcccctgccccgagtgcaggaaggccttcagcaattcttcCCATCTCCTGA